The proteins below are encoded in one region of Ostrea edulis chromosome 3, xbOstEdul1.1, whole genome shotgun sequence:
- the LOC125674030 gene encoding thymidylate synthase-like isoform X1, which yields MIRMKMMDCRTPTGSNGVNVEFWRKFKPLKKVAPKKNNIEHTVMTDPNSCTEEGNRVNGISHEGSKSERHDEELYLEAVQQVIDRGYRKSNRTGIDTLSIFGMQMRYNLRESFPLLTTKRVFWRGVAEELLWFVQGCTNGRKLSEKGIHIWDANGSRQFLDNLGLTHREEGDLGPVYGFQWRHFGAEYKDMHADYTGQGVDQLKEVIEKIKNNPDDRRIIMSAWNPCDLNKMALPPCHAFVQFYVCNGELSCQLYQRSGDIGLGVPFNIASYSLLTYMIAHVTGLKPGDFVHTLGDAHVYVNHLEPLKIQLQRKPKPFPKLVIKRQVADIDDFKFEDFEIVGYNPHPKIAMEMAV from the exons ATGAtccgaatgaaaatgatggattgtcgaa CGCCCACCGGGTCAAACGGGGTCAATGTGGAGTTTTGGCGGAAATTTAAACCATTAAAAAAAGTGGCGCCTAAAAAGAACAACATTGAACACACAGTGATGACGGATCCAAATTCTTGCACTGAAGAAGGGAATCGTGTGAACGGAATCAGTCATGAGGGCTCCAAATCGGAAAGGCACGACGAGGAACTTTATTTAGAAGCAGTGCAGCAAGTTATTGACCGTGGTTATAGGAAAAGCAACAGGACGGGCATCGATACTTTGTCCATATTTGGGATGCAAATGAG GTACAATCTCCGTGAGTCTTTCCCACTTCTGACAACAAAGCGAGTATTCTGGCGCGGCGTGGCGGAGGAACTGTTGTGGTTTGTGCAGGGCTGTACTAATGGTCGGAAACTCAGCGAAAAAGGCATTCACATCTGGGACGCCAACGGATCTCGTCAATTTCTGGACAACCTTGGTCTAACACATCGTGAAGAGGGAGATCTGGGACCGGTGTATGGTTTCCAGTGGCGCCACTTCGGGGCAGAGTATAAGGACATGCACGCTGATTACACTG GTCAGGGTGTGGACCAACTGAAAGAGGTGATTGAGAAGATAAAGAACAACCCCGATGACCGACGTATCATCATGTCGGCCTGGAACCCATGCGATCTGAACAAGATGGCGCTTCCTCCTTGCCACGCGTTTGTCCAGTTCTATGTCTGTAATGGAGAGCTTTCCTGTCAGCTGTACCAGAGGTCCGGTGACATTGGTCTGGGTGTCCCTTTCAATATCGCCAGTTACTCCCTATTGACTTACATGATCGCCCATGTCACTGGACTAAAGCCGGGTGATTTTGTCCACACTTTAGGGGATGCACATGTCTATGTCAACCATCTAGAGCCGCTCAAGATTCAGCTTCAAAGAAAACCCAAACCGTTTCCTAAATTAGTGATCAAAAGACAAGTAGCGGACATTGATGACTTCAAGTTTGAAGACTTTGAAATTGTGGGGTATAATCCTCATCCTAAAATCGCCATGGAAATGGCTGTATAA
- the LOC125674030 gene encoding thymidylate synthase-like isoform X2 → MTDPNSCTEEGNRVNGISHEGSKSERHDEELYLEAVQQVIDRGYRKSNRTGIDTLSIFGMQMRYNLRESFPLLTTKRVFWRGVAEELLWFVQGCTNGRKLSEKGIHIWDANGSRQFLDNLGLTHREEGDLGPVYGFQWRHFGAEYKDMHADYTGQGVDQLKEVIEKIKNNPDDRRIIMSAWNPCDLNKMALPPCHAFVQFYVCNGELSCQLYQRSGDIGLGVPFNIASYSLLTYMIAHVTGLKPGDFVHTLGDAHVYVNHLEPLKIQLQRKPKPFPKLVIKRQVADIDDFKFEDFEIVGYNPHPKIAMEMAV, encoded by the exons ATGACGGATCCAAATTCTTGCACTGAAGAAGGGAATCGTGTGAACGGAATCAGTCATGAGGGCTCCAAATCGGAAAGGCACGACGAGGAACTTTATTTAGAAGCAGTGCAGCAAGTTATTGACCGTGGTTATAGGAAAAGCAACAGGACGGGCATCGATACTTTGTCCATATTTGGGATGCAAATGAG GTACAATCTCCGTGAGTCTTTCCCACTTCTGACAACAAAGCGAGTATTCTGGCGCGGCGTGGCGGAGGAACTGTTGTGGTTTGTGCAGGGCTGTACTAATGGTCGGAAACTCAGCGAAAAAGGCATTCACATCTGGGACGCCAACGGATCTCGTCAATTTCTGGACAACCTTGGTCTAACACATCGTGAAGAGGGAGATCTGGGACCGGTGTATGGTTTCCAGTGGCGCCACTTCGGGGCAGAGTATAAGGACATGCACGCTGATTACACTG GTCAGGGTGTGGACCAACTGAAAGAGGTGATTGAGAAGATAAAGAACAACCCCGATGACCGACGTATCATCATGTCGGCCTGGAACCCATGCGATCTGAACAAGATGGCGCTTCCTCCTTGCCACGCGTTTGTCCAGTTCTATGTCTGTAATGGAGAGCTTTCCTGTCAGCTGTACCAGAGGTCCGGTGACATTGGTCTGGGTGTCCCTTTCAATATCGCCAGTTACTCCCTATTGACTTACATGATCGCCCATGTCACTGGACTAAAGCCGGGTGATTTTGTCCACACTTTAGGGGATGCACATGTCTATGTCAACCATCTAGAGCCGCTCAAGATTCAGCTTCAAAGAAAACCCAAACCGTTTCCTAAATTAGTGATCAAAAGACAAGTAGCGGACATTGATGACTTCAAGTTTGAAGACTTTGAAATTGTGGGGTATAATCCTCATCCTAAAATCGCCATGGAAATGGCTGTATAA